In the genome of Variibacter gotjawalensis, one region contains:
- a CDS encoding GMC family oxidoreductase, which produces MKTYDYIIVGAGSAGCVLANRLSADPATRVLVIEAGGPDKNFWLKIPIGFYRSVYDNRFSRSFTTEPSETTGGRGIIWPRGRVVGGSSSINGLIFIRGQHDDFDDWEKLGADGWGYRDVLPYFRKLERFRGAESQYHGAHGTLDVSQLRNDHPMCRAWLSAAQQWGLPANTDFNGDTTYGVGAYALSISDRWRSSSAVAFLHPALPRQNLTLMTQTHVARVVFEKGRALGVELLADGRREIVRAEREVILSSGSLQSPQILQLSGVGPADLLKKHGVDVVADAPEVGENLQDHYQARTIVELRDKISLNNDVRNPIKLAQMGFEWLVKGSGPLTVGAGQVGGAACTKHAVGGRPDIQFNVMPLSVDKPGTPLHKYSGFTAAAWQCHPASRGRLQIRSNDPLADPMIEPRYLSEEIDRKTLVEGIKMLREIYRQPAFKDVWTREVVPGSEFDSDEKILDFAQKTGGTVFHPVGTCRMGRDDRAVVDPELRVRGVSGLRVIDASVMPKVTSANTNAASLMIGEKGASLVLGH; this is translated from the coding sequence ATGAAAACGTATGACTACATCATCGTCGGGGCCGGTTCGGCGGGCTGCGTGCTCGCCAACCGGCTCTCCGCCGATCCGGCGACGCGCGTGCTGGTGATCGAAGCCGGCGGGCCGGACAAGAATTTCTGGCTGAAGATTCCGATCGGCTTCTATCGCTCGGTCTACGACAATCGCTTCTCGCGCAGCTTCACGACGGAGCCGAGCGAAACCACCGGCGGGCGCGGCATCATCTGGCCGCGCGGGCGTGTGGTCGGCGGCTCGAGTTCGATCAACGGGCTGATCTTCATTCGCGGGCAGCACGACGATTTCGACGATTGGGAAAAGCTCGGCGCGGACGGCTGGGGCTATCGCGACGTGCTCCCCTACTTTCGCAAGCTCGAACGTTTTCGCGGCGCTGAGAGTCAGTATCACGGCGCGCATGGCACGCTCGATGTCTCACAGCTGCGCAACGATCACCCGATGTGCCGCGCGTGGCTGTCGGCCGCGCAGCAATGGGGGCTGCCGGCGAACACGGATTTCAACGGCGACACGACTTACGGTGTCGGCGCTTATGCGCTGTCGATCAGCGATCGCTGGCGTTCGTCGTCGGCCGTCGCATTCCTGCACCCGGCGCTGCCGCGACAGAACCTCACGCTGATGACGCAGACGCATGTCGCGCGCGTCGTCTTCGAGAAGGGCCGCGCGCTCGGCGTCGAATTGCTCGCGGACGGGCGGCGCGAGATTGTGCGAGCGGAGCGCGAAGTCATCCTCTCGTCCGGCTCGCTGCAGTCACCGCAGATATTGCAACTTTCCGGCGTCGGCCCCGCCGACTTGCTGAAAAAGCACGGCGTCGATGTCGTCGCGGATGCGCCGGAGGTCGGCGAGAACCTGCAGGATCACTATCAGGCGCGCACGATCGTCGAATTGCGCGATAAGATTTCGCTCAACAATGATGTGCGCAATCCGATCAAGCTTGCGCAGATGGGCTTCGAATGGCTTGTCAAAGGCTCCGGCCCGCTGACGGTCGGCGCCGGTCAAGTCGGCGGCGCGGCTTGCACCAAGCATGCGGTCGGCGGGCGGCCGGACATTCAGTTCAACGTGATGCCGCTCTCGGTCGATAAACCGGGCACGCCGTTGCACAAGTATTCGGGCTTCACGGCGGCGGCTTGGCAATGCCATCCGGCCTCGCGCGGACGTTTGCAGATTCGCTCGAACGACCCGCTTGCCGACCCGATGATCGAGCCGCGTTATCTTTCCGAGGAGATCGATCGCAAGACGCTGGTTGAAGGCATCAAGATGCTGCGGGAGATTTATCGCCAGCCGGCGTTCAAGGATGTGTGGACGCGCGAGGTCGTGCCCGGATCGGAATTCGACAGCGATGAGAAGATTCTCGATTTCGCGCAGAAGACCGGCGGCACCGTGTTCCACCCGGTCGGCACATGCCGGATGGGCCGCGACGATCGCGCCGTGGTCGATCCGGAATTGCGTGTGCGCGGCGTCTCTGGCTTGCGCGTGATCGACGCGTCCGTGATGCCGAAGGTGACGTCGGCGAATACGAATGCGGCGTCGTTGATGATCGGTGAGAAAGGCGCGAGTTTGGTGCTCGGTCACTGA